A genomic window from Halomonas sp. LR3S48 includes:
- the rpsC gene encoding 30S ribosomal protein S3 produces the protein MGQKVHPTGIRLGIVKDHSSVWYAERGAYADKLNNDLEVRRFLEERLKNASVSRIHIERPANNARITIHTARPGIVIGKKGEDVDKLRRDVTAMMGVPVHVNIEEVRKPELDAKLVAQNIAGQLERRVMFRRAMKRSVQNAMRLGAGGIKVMLSGRLGGAEIARTEWYREGRVPLHTLRADIDYATYEAKTTYGIIGVKVWVFKGEILGGIEEVRAKAKQQPQAAPSKKKGSR, from the coding sequence ATGGGTCAGAAAGTACATCCGACAGGTATTCGGCTGGGTATCGTCAAGGACCACTCCTCGGTGTGGTATGCCGAGCGCGGTGCTTATGCCGACAAGCTGAACAACGATCTCGAGGTGCGTCGCTTCCTCGAAGAGCGTCTGAAGAATGCGTCCGTGAGCCGCATCCATATCGAGCGTCCGGCCAACAACGCCCGTATCACCATTCACACCGCCCGTCCGGGTATCGTGATTGGCAAGAAGGGCGAGGACGTCGACAAGTTGCGTCGTGACGTCACCGCGATGATGGGCGTGCCCGTGCACGTCAACATCGAGGAAGTCCGTAAGCCGGAGCTGGACGCCAAGCTCGTCGCGCAGAACATTGCCGGCCAGCTCGAGCGTCGCGTCATGTTCCGTCGTGCCATGAAGCGTTCCGTGCAGAACGCCATGCGCCTGGGTGCAGGTGGTATCAAGGTGATGCTGTCAGGTCGCCTCGGTGGCGCCGAAATCGCACGTACCGAATGGTACCGCGAGGGCCGCGTGCCGCTTCACACCCTGCGTGCGGACATCGACTACGCCACCTACGAAGCAAAAACCACCTACGGCATCATCGGTGTCAAGGTTTGGGTCTTCAAGGGTGAAATCCTCGGGGGCATCGAAGAGGTCCGCGCCAAGGCCAAGCAACAGCCGCAGGCAGCGCCCTCCAAGAAGAAAGGTTCCAGGTAA
- the rpsJ gene encoding 30S ribosomal protein S10: MQNQKIRIRLKAFDHRLIDQSAAEIVDTAKRTGAQVRGPIPLPTNRERYTVLISPHVNKDARDQYEIRTHKRVLDIVEPTEKTVDALMKLDLAAGVDVQIKLD; the protein is encoded by the coding sequence ATGCAGAACCAGAAGATTCGCATTCGGTTGAAGGCATTCGACCATCGCCTGATCGACCAGTCCGCCGCGGAGATCGTTGATACCGCCAAGCGGACCGGTGCGCAGGTGCGTGGTCCGATCCCGCTGCCGACGAACCGTGAGCGCTACACCGTACTGATTTCGCCGCACGTCAACAAGGATGCGCGCGATCAGTACGAGATCCGCACTCACAAGCGCGTGCTCGATATCGTCGAGCCGACCGAAAAGACTGTCGATGCCCTGATGAAGCTCGACCTCGCCGCCGGCGTGGACGTGCAGATCAAGCTCGACTAA
- the rplD gene encoding 50S ribosomal protein L4, translating to MNLNLAAGAGTVEVADATFGKEFNEALVHQVVTAYLAGGRQGTRAQKNRSDVRGGGKKPWRQKGTGRARAGTIRSPLWRSGGVTFAARPQDHSQKVNRKMYRAAMRSILSELVRQERLVAIDEFTVDAPKTKQLVAKLSELGLEKALIVTEEVDEKLYLAARNIPNVDVVDVAAADPVSLIAFDKVLVTVSALRKFEEKLA from the coding sequence ATGAATCTGAATCTTGCTGCAGGCGCGGGTACTGTCGAAGTCGCCGACGCCACCTTTGGCAAAGAATTCAACGAGGCGCTGGTTCACCAGGTCGTCACCGCCTATCTGGCTGGTGGTCGTCAGGGTACCCGTGCCCAGAAGAACCGTTCCGACGTGCGTGGTGGCGGCAAGAAGCCGTGGCGCCAGAAGGGTACCGGTCGCGCACGCGCCGGGACCATTCGCTCGCCCCTGTGGCGTAGCGGTGGCGTGACCTTCGCGGCGCGTCCGCAGGATCACTCGCAGAAGGTCAACCGCAAGATGTACCGCGCAGCAATGCGCTCCATCCTGTCCGAGCTGGTGCGTCAGGAGCGCCTGGTCGCCATCGACGAGTTCACCGTCGATGCACCCAAGACCAAGCAGCTGGTCGCCAAGCTCAGCGAGCTGGGCCTGGAGAAGGCGCTGATCGTCACCGAAGAGGTCGACGAGAAGCTCTATCTGGCCGCTCGCAACATCCCCAACGTGGATGTGGTGGATGTGGCTGCCGCCGATCCGGTGAGCCTGATCGCCTTCGACAAGGTGCTGGTCACCGTCTCTGCTCTGCGTAAATTCGAGGAGAAGCTGGCATGA
- the rplV gene encoding 50S ribosomal protein L22 — MEVTAKLRGARLSAQKARLVADQVRGKPVAEALDLLTFSPKKAAKLVKKVLQSAIANAEENNGMDIDELRVSTICVDEGMTLKRIKPRAKGRADRILKRTCHITVKVAEK; from the coding sequence ATGGAAGTCACAGCTAAGCTGCGTGGCGCTCGTTTATCCGCCCAGAAGGCCCGTTTGGTGGCTGACCAGGTGCGCGGTAAACCGGTCGCCGAGGCGCTCGACCTGCTGACCTTCTCACCGAAGAAGGCTGCCAAGCTGGTCAAGAAGGTGCTGCAGTCCGCCATCGCGAATGCGGAAGAAAACAACGGCATGGATATCGACGAGCTGCGTGTCTCGACCATCTGCGTCGATGAGGGCATGACGCTCAAGCGCATCAAGCCGCGGGCCAAGGGTCGTGCGGATCGCATCCTGAAGCGCACTTGCCACATCACCGTCAAGGTAGCCGAGAAGTAG
- the rplC gene encoding 50S ribosomal protein L3, with translation MTIGLVGRKAGMTRVFTEDGASVPVTVIEVEPNRVTSVKTVESDGYAAIQVTTGSRKAKHLTKAQAGQFAKAGVEAGRSLMEFRFAEGDEAPEVGGELTVSLFEAGQMVDVTGTSKGKGFQGAVKRWNFRTQDATHGNSLSHRAPGSIGMCQTPGRVFKGKKMAGQMGNVRCTVQSLEVVRVDAERNLLLIKGAVPGATGSDVIVRSAVKAG, from the coding sequence ATGACTATCGGTTTGGTCGGTAGAAAGGCCGGTATGACCCGTGTCTTTACCGAAGATGGCGCCTCCGTGCCCGTAACCGTGATCGAGGTTGAGCCGAATCGCGTCACCAGCGTCAAGACCGTCGAGTCCGACGGCTACGCGGCGATTCAGGTCACAACCGGCTCCCGCAAGGCCAAGCATCTCACCAAGGCGCAAGCAGGTCAGTTCGCCAAGGCAGGTGTCGAGGCCGGTCGTTCGCTGATGGAGTTCCGTTTCGCCGAAGGCGATGAGGCTCCGGAAGTGGGCGGCGAACTCACCGTATCCCTCTTCGAAGCTGGTCAGATGGTCGATGTGACCGGCACCTCCAAGGGCAAGGGCTTCCAGGGCGCCGTCAAGCGCTGGAACTTCCGTACCCAGGACGCCACCCACGGCAACTCTCTGTCGCATCGTGCGCCGGGTTCCATCGGTATGTGTCAGACCCCGGGACGCGTGTTCAAGGGCAAGAAGATGGCCGGTCAGATGGGCAATGTCCGCTGTACCGTCCAGAGCCTTGAAGTCGTGCGGGTCGATGCCGAGCGCAACCTGCTGCTGATCAAGGGCGCCGTGCCTGGTGCTACTGGCAGCGACGTCATCGTTCGTAGCGCCGTCAAAGCTGGCTGA
- the rpsS gene encoding 30S ribosomal protein S19, producing the protein MPRSLKKGPFIDLHLLKKVEAAVEKNDRKPIKTWSRRSMILPNMVGLTIAVHNGRQHVPVHVSEEMVGHKLGEFAATRTYRGHAADKKAKR; encoded by the coding sequence GTGCCACGTTCACTGAAGAAAGGTCCTTTTATCGACCTTCATCTGCTGAAGAAGGTTGAGGCTGCAGTGGAGAAGAACGACCGCAAACCGATCAAGACCTGGTCGCGTCGTTCCATGATCCTGCCGAACATGGTCGGGCTCACCATTGCTGTCCATAACGGTCGCCAACACGTCCCGGTGCACGTCTCCGAGGAAATGGTTGGCCACAAGCTGGGCGAATTCGCTGCCACCCGCACCTATCGCGGTCATGCGGCGGACAAGAAAGCCAAACGGTAA
- the rplW gene encoding 50S ribosomal protein L23 — translation MNQERVFKVLLGPHVTEKAAFAAERNQYVFKVASDATKPEIKQAVQVLFGKKVDRVQVLNMKGKTKRSAHGLGRRQGYRKAYVTLAAGETLEDFTGAE, via the coding sequence ATGAACCAGGAGCGCGTATTCAAGGTTCTGCTTGGTCCGCACGTGACCGAGAAGGCCGCTTTCGCCGCCGAGCGCAACCAGTATGTGTTCAAGGTGGCCAGCGACGCGACCAAGCCGGAAATCAAGCAGGCCGTGCAGGTGCTGTTTGGCAAGAAGGTCGATCGCGTCCAGGTGCTGAACATGAAGGGCAAGACCAAGCGCAGTGCGCACGGTCTGGGCCGCCGCCAGGGCTACCGCAAGGCCTATGTGACCCTGGCTGCTGGTGAAACGCTCGAAGACTTCACTGGCGCCGAATAA
- the tuf gene encoding elongation factor Tu: MAKEKFERSKPHVNVGTIGHVDHGKTTLTAALTRVSAEVFGGEWRQFDSIDNAPEERERGITIATSHVEYQSEQRHYAHVDCPGHADYVKNMITGAAQMDGAILVCSAADGPMPQTREHILLSRQVGVPYIVVFLNKADMVDDEELLELVEMEVRELLNEYDFPGDDTPIITGSALMALNGEDENGMGTTAVANLIKALDDYIPEPERAIDQPFLMPIEDVFSISGRGTVVTGRIERGIVKAGEEVEIVGIKDTTKTTVTGVEMFRKLLDEGRAGENVGALLRGTKRDEVERGQVLAKPGSINPHTVFEAEVYVLSKEEGGRHTPFFKGYRPQFYFRTTDVTGTCELPEGVEMVMPGDNVKMVVTLIAPIAMDEGLRFAIREGGRTVGAGVVAKIVQ, translated from the coding sequence GTGGCTAAGGAAAAATTCGAACGTTCCAAACCGCACGTCAACGTCGGCACCATCGGTCACGTCGACCACGGCAAGACCACTCTGACTGCGGCCCTGACTCGCGTTTCTGCTGAGGTCTTCGGCGGTGAATGGCGTCAGTTCGACTCCATCGACAACGCTCCGGAAGAGCGTGAGCGTGGTATCACCATCGCTACCTCTCACGTCGAGTACCAATCCGAGCAGCGCCACTACGCGCACGTCGACTGCCCCGGGCACGCCGACTACGTCAAGAACATGATCACCGGTGCCGCCCAGATGGACGGTGCTATCCTGGTCTGTTCCGCTGCCGACGGCCCCATGCCGCAGACTCGCGAGCACATCCTGCTGTCGCGTCAGGTTGGCGTGCCTTACATCGTCGTGTTCCTGAACAAGGCCGACATGGTCGATGACGAGGAGCTGCTCGAGCTGGTCGAGATGGAAGTTCGCGAGCTTCTGAACGAGTACGACTTCCCGGGCGACGACACTCCGATCATCACCGGTTCCGCGCTGATGGCGCTGAACGGTGAGGACGAGAACGGCATGGGCACCACTGCCGTTGCCAACCTGATCAAGGCGCTGGACGATTACATCCCGGAGCCGGAGCGTGCCATCGATCAGCCGTTCCTGATGCCGATCGAGGATGTGTTCTCCATCTCTGGTCGCGGTACCGTGGTTACCGGTCGTATCGAGCGTGGCATCGTCAAGGCCGGCGAAGAAGTCGAGATCGTCGGTATCAAGGACACCACCAAGACCACCGTTACCGGTGTCGAGATGTTCCGCAAGCTGCTCGACGAAGGTCGTGCCGGTGAGAACGTCGGTGCCCTGCTGCGTGGTACCAAGCGTGATGAAGTCGAGCGTGGTCAAGTTCTGGCCAAGCCGGGTTCCATCAACCCGCACACCGTCTTCGAAGCCGAAGTCTACGTGCTGTCCAAGGAAGAGGGTGGTCGTCACACCCCGTTCTTCAAGGGCTATCGTCCGCAGTTCTACTTCCGTACCACTGACGTGACCGGTACCTGTGAACTGCCGGAAGGCGTCGAAATGGTCATGCCGGGTGACAACGTCAAGATGGTCGTCACCCTGATCGCTCCGATCGCCATGGACGAAGGTCTGCGTTTCGCCATCCGTGAAGGCGGTCGTACCGTCGGCGCCGGCGTCGTGGCCAAGATCGTTCAGTAA
- the rplB gene encoding 50S ribosomal protein L2 has product MAIVKTKPTSAGRRHVVKVVSEGLHKGKPYAPLLEKQSRNGGRNNNGRITTRHVGGGHRQHYRLIDFKRTKDGVPAVVERLEYDPNRSAHIALLKYLDGERRYIIAPKGVSVGDKLESGVNAAIKKGNTLPLRNIPLGSTVHCVELKPGKGAQIARSAGTSAQLVAREGSYASLRLRSGEMRKVLADCRATLGEVGNSEHSLRQLGKAGAKRWRGVRPTVRGVAMNPVDHPHGGGEGRTSGGRHPVTPWGVPTKGHKTRKNKRTDALIVRRRKAK; this is encoded by the coding sequence ATGGCAATCGTCAAGACAAAACCCACATCCGCCGGTCGTCGCCACGTCGTCAAGGTCGTCAGCGAAGGCCTGCACAAGGGCAAGCCCTACGCTCCGCTGCTCGAGAAGCAGTCGCGTAACGGCGGTCGCAACAACAACGGTCGCATCACCACCCGTCACGTGGGCGGTGGTCACCGTCAGCACTACCGGCTGATCGATTTCAAGCGCACCAAGGATGGCGTTCCCGCCGTCGTTGAGCGTCTCGAGTACGATCCCAATCGTAGCGCTCACATCGCGCTGCTGAAGTATCTGGACGGCGAGCGTCGCTACATCATCGCGCCCAAAGGCGTGAGCGTGGGTGACAAGCTCGAGTCCGGCGTGAATGCGGCGATCAAGAAGGGCAATACCCTTCCGCTGCGCAACATCCCGCTGGGTTCCACCGTTCACTGCGTCGAGCTCAAGCCCGGCAAGGGTGCGCAGATCGCTCGCAGTGCCGGTACCAGTGCTCAGTTGGTCGCTCGTGAAGGCAGCTATGCCTCCCTGCGTCTTCGCTCCGGCGAAATGCGCAAGGTGCTGGCGGACTGCCGCGCGACCCTGGGTGAAGTGGGCAACTCTGAGCACAGCCTGCGTCAACTTGGCAAGGCCGGTGCGAAGCGCTGGAGAGGCGTGCGTCCGACCGTTCGCGGTGTGGCCATGAACCCGGTGGATCACCCGCATGGTGGCGGTGAAGGCCGTACCAGCGGTGGTCGTCACCCGGTGACCCCGTGGGGCGTTCCCACCAAGGGCCACAAGACCCGTAAGAACAAGCGCACTGACGCGCTGATCGTTCGTCGCCGCAAGGCCAAGTAA